Proteins encoded together in one Xenopus laevis strain J_2021 chromosome 6L, Xenopus_laevis_v10.1, whole genome shotgun sequence window:
- the ca8.L gene encoding carbonic anhydrase-related protein: protein MAYKHYIEDTAVQGDRESQEWGYEEGVEWGLLYPEANGDYQSPININSREAIYDPSLLEVRLAPNYVVCRDCEVINDGHVVQIMLKSKSVLKGGPLPRGHEYELNEVQFHWGKENQRGSEHTVNFKAFPMELHLIHWNSTLYRSIEEAMGKVHGIVIISLFVQIGKENIGLKAITEVLQDIFYKGKSRTIPCFNPNTLLPDPLLRDYWVYEGSLTMPPCSEGVTWILFRYPLTVSQTQIEEFRRLRTHIKGADLPEGCDGLMSDNFRPTQPLSDRIIRAAFQ, encoded by the exons ATGGCTTACAAACACTATATAGAGGACACGGCGGTACAAGGGGACAGAGAGAGCCAGGAATGGGGCTATGAGGAAG GTGTTGAATGGGGTCTGCTTTATCCAGAAGCCAATGGAGATTACCAGTCTCCAATCAACATCAATTCAAGAGAGGCCATATATGATCCATCATTGTTAGAGGTTCGATTAGCGCCCAACTATGTTGTTTGCCGTGACTGTGAGGTTATTAATGATGGGCATGTCGTTCAGATAATGCTGAAATCAAAATCAG TTTTAAAAGGTGGTCCATTACCTCGAGGACATGAATATGAGCTGAATGAAGTACAGTTCCACTGGGGCAAAGAGAACCAGCGTGGCTCTGAACACACAGTTAACTTCAAGGCATTTCCAATGGAA CTCCATCTTATCCACTGGAATTCTACACTATACAGAAGTATTGAAGAAGCTATGGGAAAAGTGCACGGAATTGTTATCATTTCCTTGTTTGTACAG ATAGGTAAAGAAAACATCGGTCTTAAAGCTATCACAGAGGTTCTTcaggatatattttataaa GGTAAATCGAGGACAATACCGTGCTTTAATCCCAACACTTTATTACCAG ACCCCCTGCTACGTGATTATTGGGTATATGAGGGCTCTCTTACAATGCCACCATGTAGTGAGGGCGTAACCTGGATATTATTTCGATATCCTTTAACAGTTTCTCAAACACAG ATTGAAGAATTTAGGCGACTGAGAACACATATCAAGGGAGCGGATCTTCCGGAAGGCTGTGATGGATTAATGTCAGATAATTTTAGACCAACCCAACCCCTTAGTGATAGAATCATTCGAGCAGCGTTCCAATAA